Part of the Triplophysa rosa linkage group LG21, Trosa_1v2, whole genome shotgun sequence genome is shown below.
gtatacctgtagcagagaaaaagccctaaagcagaatgtttccaacactgtgcttctctgtagacatgatgttcttgggctcatagtcagcatttctctccctccaaacacaggagtccattttggtctcacagcagtgccagcactttcgccaaagccttttctgaatcattttgatgttcattgtcaaacttcagacgagccaggcgggccttcttgggcaggaggaccttgcgggtgcttcaggatttcagtctactgtggcatagcgtgttaccaatgtgttaccaatgttttgcttgctaactgtgttcccaactgtcttgaaatcattaacaggcttcttccgtgtagttctgggctgatctttaacatttctcatgatcatctttaccccattggggaaatattgcagggagctccagaacaagggcatttgatagttattttgtatatcttctatttccaaataatcacaccaacagttgtctccttctcaccaagcttctgtctgtagcctattcaaggtttgtgcaggtctccaatcttgtcgctgacatcctttaaaacctatttggtctggaccatggtggtggagaggttgaactggaagatacagattctgttggcaggcatcttttatatacataacaagctgatttaggagtactttcttaaagtgacaggactaatcggtccatataggcacataaccaatctgtggagccagaattcttgctagttggtaggggatcaaatacttatttcactgactgaaatgcaaatcaatttataacctttatataacatttttttcccctgattttttttaatattctgtgtctatcagttaaaataaacccaccataaaaattatagacccttcatttgtttgtaagtaggcaaacttacaaaatcagcaggggatcaaatacttatttccctcactgtacatcaaaattcaaagtctaacttttaaatgcattcattaatttatctttctcacatttgtaatactttggttatttaataatactactttatgtagttttattttatttatttgaatgaattaaaagagccgtttcatgtccatCCTtgaatcaaggttgatataagatatagaaagtaattaaatactttttggagagagtaatttgtacagtaatctaattactctactgaatatgtaattagtaactagtaattaattactttttcagagtaacttacccaacactggtgaccACCTAATAAAGCTTAACCTGGGAATCGAACATGCAACCTTTGGAGTTGTCTCTCTAACCATTATACCACAACTGTCCTAGAAGTCACTTAAGTCACATTTGTTATTATATAAACTGAGACTCATCAAATATTACGTAGTTAGTAGAGAAAAGTAATGAGACGCACTTCCATAATAAATTGTACTGAAGTCACAATACTTGTACTGAAATTGTAAGGTGTGCATACTATTTATGCATCCTATGATTTAATAATAAACCTAATTAAAAGTATGTATGCAAACACATAAAGCCTTACGTTTATTAAAAACGGCtcgcattattttatttaaatttgaatttattttaaaaggttaCAAATTAGCCTAATATTAGTTTGGAATGGTGCGAGACCGGAAATGTAATCAGTAATactgtaaaattatattttacgtAATCTGTGCCTCCACGCCCACTTGAAATTCATTAAAGCGCACACACATGCGCAAGACGACCTCTGAAGCTTAGTGACGTTTCCTTAAAATAACTAGCCCTGGAACACAACTTACTGATTCATTTGAAAAGACCCCAGCATTCTTTAGAGTGTATACCTTTTTACTAAATCATTACAAAGTTTGACAAGAAACATTCAGTGAAGGTCAACACACTAGTCATTTTAACATCTCAGGGATCTTCTGTTCTGAACAGTTTTCTGAGGATGAACTTTGCAACACTTCTTCATGTGAATCCCAAGACGTCTTGATTCTTTTAAATTAAATCCACGTGAGGAGCAGTGGTGAGATTTCTCTTCAGTGTGACCTTCTCTGGTGTTTCTTCAAATGGTCAGATCTAGTGAAGGTTTTGCCACACTCCGAGCACATATGAGATTTCACAGCCGTGTGTGTTTTCTCGTGCTCTTTCAGATAGGAGACTCGTGTGAAGGTCTTTTCGCAGATGGAACAAGCATGAGGCTTCACATCTGAATGAATCGTCATGTGGCTCCTCAGCGCATCTGCAATGATGAAGGCTTTACTGCACAGTTCACACTGAAATGATCTCACTCCAGAATGACGACGACGATGCACTTTCAGAGTCGATGTCCATGCaaagctctttccacactgatcacATCTGTACGGCTTTTCTCCggtgtgaactctcatgtgaGCTTTAAGGATGCATTTTTTAATGAAGCTCTTTCCACACTGGTCACATGCGTAAGGCTTttctccggtgtgaattctcatgtgatcTTGAAAGCTGCGTTTAGAAACGAtgctctttccacactgatcacAACTGTACgacttttctccagtgtgaactctcacgTGCAAATTAAGTCGGTCTTTACGAATGAAGCTCTTTCCACACTGGTCACATGTGTAAGGCTTTTCTCCGGCGTGAACTCTCATGTGATCTTGAAAGCTCTGTTTAGAAACAATgttctttccacactgatcgCATTTATACgatttttctccagtgtgaactctcacgTGCAAATTAAGTCGGTCTTTACGAATGaagctctttccacactgatcacATGTGTAAGGCTTTTCTCCAGCGTGAGTTCTTATGTGCGCATTAAGCTGGTCTTTACGAGTGAAGGTCCTTTCACACTGGTCACATCGATACGATTTTTCTCCTGTATGAATTTCCATGTGTCTCTTAAGGTGGCAGTTACGAGTAAaagtctttccacactgatgacaTCTGTAAGGCCGttctccggtgtgaattctcatgtgtttATTTAGATCAGATTTACGAGTGAAGATCTTTCCGCACTGATCACACGTATGAAGAtgttctccagtgtgaattctcatgtgtgaATTATGTTGGTATTTACAAGAGAAGCTCTTTCCACATCGATCACACATGTAACGCTTTCCTCCCGTGTGAATTTTCATATGCGCATTAAGTTTGGATTTACGATTGAaggtctttccacactgagcgCATGTAGGAGATTGTTTGTCTGTTGCTATCTGACTATTCTTTGGCAAGAAATTCTGTTCAATGTTCAAGCAGCTCAGAGATTCTTCTCCAATTATGAGATGATGAGGTTTCTCCTCCATTTCATTCGGTTCTGAACTTTCCTCCTTCACCTCCATCAGGTCTAAAATGAACAGAGAAAATCATTATGATCAGTATCACATAGTACAGAAATGCACTGAGCACCTCTGAAACTATAACAATAGTGTTCATGGCTTTATGTCATTACTGGTTAACCATGTAGAGAAGACACACACCTGAATAAATCACATCACCGTCATCTGTTTGTTCttctttgatttgtgttttcagCTCCATCTCACAGTCCAGCAGCTTCACTGATGTCTTCTGCTCTTCATTACAGACAGAAAGCAGAAGATCTGGAGATGTTTGATCACAGAGAGAAACACCACATACATCCTGAAAATAACATCACAACAAACACAGAATAACATTCAGAGCCTGGATACATCTGTACAAAACTTTCTGTGCAAATCTGTCCAAACCTTTCTGTTGAGttggtctctctctctgagtttTGTCTCCAGTAACTtcacctctttcttcagctgacagatttctgtcatcaaatcatcaatatccagcatAGACAGATCAGTTCCtactgatttacagcacatcaCATCCACCTGCACCATCATGACGGACATCTGAACACAacatcaaaataatatttacactCATACAGCGCAAAAACACCATTACAGTATGACTAAATGTGAGAGGAGCTTTCAtaaatcaagaaaaaaaactacacaAGACTACAGAAGTAACTCATCTCATGATTTAAAAGCGTCCGGAAAAGAAAacagtttactacagtaagcaaaaaaagacacaaatatGAATCTGAATAAgtattgaaaaacaaacaacacgAGACTTACCGCTGTCGAAGCTGCGAGTTGCTCTTCACGCGCTGTTTTCTGCGACACGTGCTGCGTTTGCGCCACCTGCTGGACTGGAGGATGACGCGTCCTTCACAATACGAACTCTCATCATCTCTTTGGTTTACCATTTTTTATTTCGATCATGTTTCAATAAAAGTCATAGTGTGGTCAAGGTTAGGCCGTTTTTTACTCTTAAGCAGTGACAATCATATGATGATTGGTTTTGACATAACCTCAGTTACCTGACCAATGTTGGTCTATTCATCTGAAACACATTTgactggtttcacagacaaggcttaaaccaaatccagattaaaatgcAAGTTCgcgctgtcttaactgaatataatttATGATGATTatgattaaaatatgttttttactaTGGCTTTTCTAAAATATCCAACTTAGACCCGGTTTAAGCAAAGCCCTGTCTGTGAACTTGGGTCTTAAAGTTAAGAAATTGTTGCAATGTAATATGTTGTAATACTATTAAGTTAAATAAACGTTAATGACAACAATGTAAACCTATATTCACACAGCGATCTGTTTTGCCTGTTTAATCATTGAGAATGACAGCAGAGGAGCGCATTCAACACTCATCAAAGCACAAAACCAGCAGTGCAGAGACAACAGCAGAAAATTTAAACGCAAATAGCAGATCTGCTTGTGAAAATCAAGTCAATTGCTTCTGAATGCCTCAAATTTATCCTTTGATATTCAAACGTTTGCTTTCATTAACATGGTTTTGGCAAATCCAGTCAGTTTGGCTCATTGTGTGATGACAGGTTTGATTTCAGAATGCAGACTGTGAATTAGATTATATGCTCATAACATGTTGGTCATcagtaaaaacacacacacttcactttacacaaaccttttattCAATGGTCTTTGGTTGccaaacacttttaaaaaggtCATTCGAACAGCGCTTGTCAGGatgaaatcaataaaaaatgttgacaCTCATGGCATCTGTAAGACggttctccagtgtgaattctcatgtgcacGTTAAAATGGTCTTTACGaatgaaactctttccacactgctCACATTCATAAGACTTTTCTCCTGCATGAATTTCCATGCGTCTCTTAAGGTGGCACTTATGAACAAAGGTCTTTCCACACTGCTCACATGTGTAAGGCCGTTCTCCAGAATTAATTCTCATGTGTGCATTAAGGCTGTATTTACAAGTGAAGTGAAGCACTTTTACACTGAGGACACATATGAGAATCTTTGTCTGTTGCTCTCTTTTTGGGTAAGAAATTCTTACCCAGTCATGAAATTAATTTCTTCAATAATTTCATTCGGTCCGGAACTTTCCTCTTTTACTTCCATTAGGtctaaaatgaaaagagaacttTATGATCAATATGACTGTGAAGAATCATTGGTCATATCTTTGTGTCATTACTGGTTAAACATGAACAGAAGACACACACTCGAGTTAAATGCATCATCTTCATCTGTTTGTTCttctttgatttgtgttttcttcTCCATCTCACAGTCCAGCAGTAATTAATTTtgaatgttatcggtatcggccgataataaaatttaggccgatatattttAGCctataaatcatttcctctggttaaacttcttcagctgcacgctgctcacagttaaaatacagaacaatactgtctttctgtcatgatcattcccTTACTGCTTtcagcaaaacattgttgatgtatgtacagtatgtagatattactgaatgtgtacattttaggaacaaaagcatattgtttgaatcagactgctgtctgaatgctttctgtctggagacctgttagacatgtggctattaagaaaaaaaatatgggttgctctggaagaacatctataatttgtttattaaaaaatatatataccagaaaagttagCAGGTTAAAGAATcattaactagtgtaaagtaggctttgtacatgattttcaggggaaaaaacaACTAATGATTACCTTGTTTTCCGCAGtgaatgttttaaacaaaagcagttgtccacgttttgccttttgtttcagtcttagggaattttatattaatatttagatactgtatatcggccaatatatcggttatcgctATCggacaaaatttacatatcggtgcatccctagtttgaTCAGAGCAGTCGCATAATTTTAAGTCTAGAAGacgaaaaaacaaacacattcattCACAGTGACCTGGTTTTTGTTTGATCCTTCACAGCAAAACGACAAGTCTGATCTTTACTAACGTTATCTacctaaaaacatttttacatttgacatACAGACAGTCATTCCCTGTGCAGACCCTCACACAGCGCAACACAATATTTCACGAGAGAGATttgtaaattaagaaaaaaaatcttgacTAACGTTACAGCAACTTTGTCTGGATAAAAACATCACGTACGTAGGCGACACAAACTCGCCATgaattacaaaaatactaaacaaactaaacataagCTGCTGTTTCAGCAACCCGCACTCAAAACTCGCGCGCGGCTGGCGGCTGCCGCTTGCTTCTTCTTCTTCGCGTTGTTAATTGCCGCTCACTCCTCAGGAgtattaccgccacctactgtatatCTTACGTAGGTGAcgcttctgtgttttttttaacgaATGAGTGTGTAATAATGCCCCACCCAATGCTCGCTTGAGGAAGGTTCAAAACCTTCACGGATCTTGTTTCGAATCAGTACTTCGAAAAGCGTGTCAGTAGGCTTGTttgacttgatgcggcgccgcaagatctgacaggcggatgacatcaaagtaccgcgagagcgattcaaaaaaccataaaaagtttgctttagaattgctctcgcggtactttgacgTCTGTCGCTGATCTTGCTGCACCGCATCAAGTTGAACAAGCCTACATGGCAAACTGGCCAAGTCACGTGACTTTAGCGAACGGCCTCGTTACGTCATACCGTTTCGCCACTAGAGGGCGTTGATTTCGAAGATGAACCAGTGTCTACTACTGACGGGTGGACAGTTTTACTATGTAAACCATTATAAAGAGATTTTTGTTTCAGCTTTTTTTCATGTTCAATGCTAGTgaagata
Proteins encoded:
- the LOC130545032 gene encoding gastrula zinc finger protein XlCGF57.1-like, which gives rise to MSMMMVQVDVMCCKSVGTDLSMLDIDDLMTEICQLKKEVKLLETKLRERDQLNRKDVCGVSLCDQTSPDLLLSVCNEEQKTSVKLLDCEMELKTQIKEEQTDEDDVFYSDLMEVKEESSEPNEMEEKPHHLIIGEESLSCLNIEQNFLPKNSQIATDKQSPTCAQCGKTFNRKSKLNAHMKIHTGGKRYMCDRCGKSFSCKYQHNSHMRIHTGEHLHTCDQCGKIFTRKSDLNKHMRIHTGERPYRCHQCGKTFTRNCHLKRHMEIHTGEKSYRCDQCERTFTRKDQLNAHIRTHAGEKPYTCDQCGKSFIRKDRLNLHVRVHTGEKSYKCDQCGKNIVSKQSFQDHMRVHAGEKPYTCDQCGKSFIRKDRLNLHVRVHTGEKSYSCDQCGKSIVSKRSFQDHMRIHTGEKPYACDQCGKSFIKKCILKAHMRVHTGEKPYRCDQCGKSFAWTSTLKVHRRRHSGVRSFQCELCSKAFIIADALRSHMTIHSDVKPHACSICEKTFTRVSYLKEHEKTHTAVKSHMCSECGKTFTRSDHLKKHQRRSH